Proteins from one Bactrocera neohumeralis isolate Rockhampton chromosome 3, APGP_CSIRO_Bneo_wtdbg2-racon-allhic-juicebox.fasta_v2, whole genome shotgun sequence genomic window:
- the LOC126752473 gene encoding chitinase domain-containing protein 1 yields MSAKDSYSFLIAVILIVPLLVEATISPRKGRVEKTKTTKPLNVLAGPQNESVFNRNLINMRPLPQDILEHNAAFYKDTTYRNFNGTVLGYVTAWNSHGYDVAKMFVRKFDIISPVWFQIVKDGNEYKIAGGHDVDVNWMRELKRKAKQDRGTTLKIFPRFIFDKFTERDFSRLLSLETERVRLNEMLINVCKNYEFDGIVIEFWTQLGGRVDDTFLITLVQKMSEALKKENLRLVLVIPPYRQEVPNLFTERHLNQLYKHVYAFSLMTYDYSNPQRPGANSPLYWVRQSVELLAPPTTNDVKTKRRKLLLGLNMYGNDYTPDGGGPIVAGQFLKLLKYTKKRLPFDELDVENYFEVKTEDGRHMVFYPTLYSVHERIKLAQELGTGISIWELGQGLDYFYDLF; encoded by the exons GTgttgaaaaaacgaaaacaaccaAGCCGTTAAATGTGTTGGCTGGACCACAAAATGAGTCTGTTTTCAACCGTAATTTGATTAATATGCGTCCTCTTCCACAAGACATTCTAGAACATAATGCAGCATTTTATAAGGATACAACTTACCGTAACTTCAATGGGACTGTGCTTGGCTATGTTACTGCG TGGAATTCACATGGTTATGATGTGGCAAAAATGTTTGTTCGAAAATTCGATATTATCTCACCCGTTTGGTTCCAAATTGTCAAGGACggcaatgaatataaaatagcTGGTGGCCATGATGTTGATGTTAATTGGATGAGGGAATTGAAACGCAAAGCAAAGCAGGATCGCGGTACTACTCTAAAAA TTTTCCCACGttttatatttgacaaatttACGGAACGGGACTTTTCACGTTTGTTGAGCTTGGAGACCGAAAGGGTGCGACTAAATGAAATGTTGATTAATGTTTGCAAAAACTATGAATTTGATGGCATTGTCATTGAATTTTGGACACAACTTGGAGGACGTGTCGATGACACATTTCTTATTACGTTAGTACAAAAAATGA GCGAAgcacttaaaaaagaaaatttgcgTCTAGTACTTGTAATTCCGCCCTATCGTCAAGAAGTTCCAAACTTATTCACTGAAAGACACCTAAATCAACTGTATAAACACGTTTACGCATTTTCGCTAATGACCTACGATTATTCGAACCCACAGCGACCAG GTGCAAACTCTCCATTATACTGGGTACGACAGTCTGTGGAACTATTAGCTCCACCTACAACAAATGATGTTAAAACAAAAAGGCGTAAACTTCTATTGGGTCTCAATATGTATGGAAATGATTATACACCCGACGGTGGCGGCCCAATAGTTGCAGGGCagtttttaaagcttttgaaatATACGAAAAAACGTTTACCCTTTGATGAATTGGATGTCGAAAACTACTTCGAAGTAAA aacCGAAGATGGTAGACACATGGTTTTCTATCCTACACTTTATTCCGTTCATGAACGTATAAAACTTGCTCAAGAATTGGGCACTGGAATATCTATTTGGGAGTTGGGCCAAGGATTAGACTATTTTTATGATCTCTTTTAA
- the LOC126752457 gene encoding myb-like protein Q: MPNSNDFSTEHSGKISKNISAISNLFSTAMATTKGGNSVPEAQTTSNSTKNSENSLIKHQGQKWHQVFDFDKMLKQVRATVSDKQHHRNKGDNSSSSNNNGKNTTTNSTASSSKASGSSNSKSARSIRQVQRLSGNDMHYYGIVPKKTSADVIVCSICRGIYTMVGFNNHMMMQHPSAWGAVSSKLANMPTANEMINLISNDNSQDCLRDGSGLTAPTEILGSPSDLSGILSTSSNASSSSSSISTTSSTYTATPRHKSSKSGGTTAGSSSSGGSSSASGSRSRSKQSRHSNNNNHAASVGIHTSSNTSTESAQATSKSSKKNSSNSLGSNTNSHKNENANNPPSATISNAGTHSGKHNRDAGTIDTSATTPIALYSSSSNSSCSLPPTPKLSTTLTEVKSPAFGGQESVDSSVSSSSLEYERISSGGKSVSGKPSNAPGKNSKNNGNSGSSSTHASKEVAKVAAIKDITRFDTTPLTELDQAVSSITENTGLIDKKPSGFVKNVMDTTNLNMPSSITNIFQMPTTTAITENNSEKLLQAAMNAPTTNANMNVVQTVMAPNYVVPQEVTQTCDDALPHNTSDDNSILTFDDMFDSKFINEILSTADTEIHFDENELDTATAAQQQQQQQQQTQDQHQVFQQQVPPSAKRMRYDETILTSGPQQQIQHQQQGHGVEITGEFVAYQQQQQQQQHQQYVPYNVATLEDLKMFNSTGPLVEQHQLQHSTDQQQQQQHQQQQQQLTAIDAMQLQQLLYQQQTLNNHYDTNMVDNSTDPNTLAMHQQQYDQSGVVSAKQLMDICASVDMKSNKLTDFSTLPTTGGAYENSYDNMTAHFQLYNIPSLTDDNVDTVVEQMATGGDAGLLLPNVMQRTAQQYVLPGGVGEDHLIYEITDNNQVAVISQQRQQQMLTEFLTQGNYDQVGTDINVGVAPTTIDAANAAGALMQQNNNGDNIHLKEVNADIDDDLLEFDYSLLDTYKTISSSSSSSSASSGSGNAKAIKTEQNSCSNSSSKYYEDVYLNAYLYAGIPKPIAINCFGLIKLPFGAATTFRKHILNARKANNSPITLSGGGINGIVCSNSSTAVRLSNNSKSSMQNYFSNLTATSNSLVGSEFSIGSITITNSSVTQSQLYAAQQKQQSTSNNNSSGATGGNVEVTFNTNSNGCGSAMSPVSSMQRSRAKSGNSTSGGGATLVRSKSQTGAPIAVVTPTSRLPPPPRPSTAGPVLAQSSKTIFVSNTPGNSNERIKFIKRCMPLINSNNNNSNGRNDGSKRPKFSPRQIADFLGGISNNNSKSGNSSNGAHKTLTTQQTNDAGNNGTSNNSHETAVTGNNNINSTANNATNADEQLKLERVAHFYERRRKLCDLARNNRQQQQQQQKQQEQQRTQPPHVQQNLLKQQQQLFKMLTDYGQLNAVVGNCKGANANPNANNNGTNDVLRISV; the protein is encoded by the exons ATGCCCAACAGCAACGACTTTTCCACAGAGCACTCCGGGAAGATATCCAAAAATATATCGGCGATCAGCAATTTATTTTCAACCGCCATGGCCACGACTAAAGGTGGGAATTCAGTCCCAGAGGCACAGACCACCAGCAATTCTactaaaaattctgaaaattcatTAATAAAACACCAAGGGCAAAAATGGCATCAAGTCTTTGATTTTGATAAAATGTTAAAGCAAGTACGAGCTACTGTTTCCGACAAGCAACATCATCGTAATAAAGGGGATAATAGTTCGTCCTCGAATAATAATGGGAAAAATACTACGACCAATTCAACAGCTTCATCGTCAAAGGCCAGCGGTTCGTCTAATTCCAAAAGTGCACGGTCTATACGTCAAGTGCAACGTTTAAGCGGTAACGATATGCATTACTATGGTATAGTTCCAAAGAAAACCTCGGCTGATGTTATCGTTTGCAGCATATGTCGAGGCATTTACACTATGGTCGGTTTCAACAATCACATGATGATGCAGCATCCCTCCGCTTGGGGTGCTGTCTCGTCCAAATTAGCCAATATGCCAACAGCAAATGAGATGATCAATTTAATTTCCAATGATAATAGTCAAGATTGTTTGCGAGATGGCTCAGGTTTAACCGCTCCAACTGAAATTTTGGGTTCACCCTCAGATCTATCAGGGATTTTGTCCACATCATCAAATGcatcatcatcgtcatcctCCATATCGACAACATCTTCCACATATACGGCAACACCACGTCATAAAAGCAGTAAAAGTGGTGGTACAACGGCTGGGAGCAGCTCATCCGGTGGCAGCAGCAGCGCCAGTGGAAGTCGTTCGCGGAGTAAACAATCGCGAcacagcaataataacaaccaTGCAGCTTCGGTCGGGATTCATACGTCCAGCAACACCAGCACGGAGAGTGCACAAGCGACGAGCAAAAGCTCCAAGAAAAACTCCAGCAACAGTTTAGGCTCGAATACAAATAGCCATAAAAACGAAAATGCCAATAATCCGCCGTCGGCAACAATTTCGAATGCCGGAACGCATAGTGGTAAACATAACAGGGATGCGGGTACAATAGACACATCAGCCACAACACCAATAGCTCTTTATTCTTCGTCATCCAATTCTTCATGCTCTTTACCACCAACACCAAAGCTGAGCACAACATTAACTGAG GTCAAAAGTCCTGCTTTTGGTGGTCAGGAATCGGTAGATTCGTCTGTTTCTAGCTCTAGCCTTGAATACGAACGTATTAGCTCAGGTGGTAAATCAGTATCAGGCAAACCGTCGAATGCTCCCGggaaaaactccaaaaataatggaaattccGGTTCTTCCTCAACTCACGCTTCAAAAGAAGTTGCGAAAGTTGCTGCAATCAAAGATATAACACGCTTTGATACAACACCACTAACTGAACTCGATCAAGCTGTATCCTCAATAACTGAAAACACTGGCTTAATCGACAAGAAACCGAGTGGATTCGTTAAAAATGTTATGGATactactaacttaaatatgccATCAAGCATtaccaatatttttcaaatgccaaCTACTACAGCAATTACAGAAAACAACAGTGAAAAACTACTGCAGGCGGCCATGAATGCGCCTACAACCAACGCCAATATGAATGTAGTGCAAACGGTGATGGCACCAAATTATGTGGTGCCTCAAGAAGTGACACAGACATGTGACGATGCATTACCGCATAACACATCGGATGACAATTCCATACTGACATTTGACGATATGTTCGATAGCAAATTCATTAATGAGATACTTAGCACAGCTGATACTGAAATACACTTTGATGAAAATGAATTGGACACAGCAACTGCtgcacaacagcagcagcaacaacaacaacagacacAGGATCAGCATCAGGTGTTTCAGCAACAGGTGCCGCCGTCAGCAAAGCGCATGCGCTATGACGAAACAATATTAACGAGTGGACCACAACAGCAGATTCAGCATCAGCAACAGGGCCATGGTGTTGAAATAACCGGTGAATTTGTAGCCtaccaacagcagcaacaacagcagcagcatcaaCAATATGTGCCCTACAATGTTGCTACACTTGAggatttgaaaatgtttaatagCACCGGGCCGTTGGTTGAACAACACCAATTGCAGCATAGTAcagatcaacaacaacaacagcagcatcaacaacaacaacagcaactcacTGCCATCGATGCAATGCAATTGCAACAGTTGCTCTATcaacaacaaacattaaatAATCACTATGACACCAACATGGTTGATAATTCCACAGATCCGAACACTTTGGCTATGCATCAACAGCAATACGATCAAAGCGGTGTTGTTAGCGCAAAACAATTAATGGATATATGCGCGTCTGTCGATATGAAATCGAATAAATTGACCGATTTTTCAACATTGCCAACCACGGGCGGTGCCTATGAGAACTCCTATGATAATATGACAGCACACTTCCAACTATACAATATACCCTCACTCACAGATGATAATGTAGACACTGTGGTTGAGCAAATGGCTACTGGTGGAGATGCTGGCTTGCTGCTGCCGAACGTCATGCAACGTACAGCACAGCAATATGTGCTGCCTGGTGGAGTTGGTGAAGATcatttaatttatgaaataactGACAACAACCAAGTGGCTGTTATAAGCcaacaaaggcaacaacaaatgctgaCTGAATTCCTAACACAAGGCAATTATGATCAAGTCGGCACGGACATAAATGTAGGTGTTGCACCGACAACTATTGATGCTGCAAATGCTGCTGGCGCACTGatgcaacaaaacaacaacggtGATAATATACACTTAAAAGAAGTAAACGCAGATATTGATGATGATTTGCTCGAATTCGACTACTCACTTTTGGATACGTACAAAACGATCAGTagtagtagcagcagcagcagtgcaAGCAGCGGCAGTGGCAACGCTAAAGCTATTAAAACAGAACAGAACAGTTGCAGCAATAGCAGTAGTAAATATTATGAGGACGTTTACTTGAATGCCTACCTTTATGCGGGCATACCGAAGCCAATTGCCATTAATTGCTTTGGTCTCATCAAGCTGCCATTCGGTGCCGCAACAACATTCAGGAAACACATATTAAACGCACGTAAAGCCAACAATAGCCCCATCACGTTAAGTGGTGGTGGCATTAACGGTATTGTATGTTCCAACTCATCTACCGCCGTACGTTTGTCCAACAATTCGAAATCATCGATGCAAAATTATTTCTCTAATTTAACCGCAACTTCTAATTCATTGGTTGGCAGTGAGTTTTCCATTGGCAGTATTACCATAACCAACTCGTCGGTTACGCAAAGCCAACTATATGctgcacaacaaaaacaacagagcACTAGtaataacaacagcagcggCGCTACTGGTGGCAACGTGGAGGTCACTTTCAATACCAACTCCAATGGCTGTGGCTCGGCTATGTCACCGGTTTCGTCCATGCAACGGTCACGCGCCAAATCGGGTAATTCCACGTCAGGCGGTGGTGCCACTCTAGTGCGCAGCAAATCACAAACTGGCGCACCGATTGCTGTGGTTACGCCCACCAGTCGCTTACCGCCACCACCACGTCCCAGCACTGCAGGTCCCGTGCTGGCGCAAAGCAGCAAAACAATCTTTGTCAGCAACACACCCGGTAATAGTAATGAACGCATCAAGTTCATTAAGCGCTGCATGCCGCTTatcaatagcaacaataacaatagtaaCGGTCGCAATGATGGCAGCAAGCGACCAAAGTTTTCACCACGTCAAATAGCCGATTTTTTGGGCGgtattagtaataataatagtaagaGTGGCAACAGCAGTAACGGCGCGCACAAAACCCTAACGACTCAGCAAACTAACGATGCAGGTAATAACGGCACTAGCAACAATAGCCATGAAACAGCTGTCACTGGCAACAATAACATTAACTCCACCGCCAACAATGCAACTAATGCAGATGAACAATTGAAATTGGAACGCGTTGCACACTTTTATGAACGACGCCGTAAGCTCTGTGATTTGGCACGTAATAACcgtcagcaacagcagcaacagcagaagcagcaagaacaacaacgcACGCAACCACCACATGTGCAGCAGAACTTattaaaacaacagcaacaactattcAAAATGCTAACTGATTATGGGCAATTGAATGCAGTGGTAGGTAACTGTAAGGGTGCTAATGCGAATCCAAACGCCAACAATAACGGTACCAATGACGTTTTGCGTATTTCTGTTTGA